The following coding sequences lie in one Arabidopsis thaliana chromosome 3, partial sequence genomic window:
- a CDS encoding ECA1 gametogenesis family protein (DUF784) (LOCATED IN: endomembrane system; CONTAINS InterPro DOMAIN/s: Protein of unknown function DUF784, Arabidopsis thaliana (InterPro:IPR008502); BEST Arabidopsis thaliana protein match is: Protein of unknown function (DUF784) (TAIR:AT3G30247.1); Has 100 Blast hits to 100 proteins in 3 species: Archae - 0; Bacteria - 0; Metazoa - 0; Fungi - 0; Plants - 100; Viruses - 0; Other Eukaryotes - 0 (source: NCBI BLink).) translates to MENKTMFILFSSIMVLLSFSHLTLAKEGDNDKPLLISDDEFNAMIARSPTANDYNDNVGRTYSKKQKKYLLNCSKKMDVPDKCIEEVLAEIIQNKSASRDCCLGIVKAGKECHMEYMKLFFQIYQLRRFTSKRFSKANEIWNRCFTEIGAVSPYSG, encoded by the coding sequence atggagAATAAAACCATGTTCATCCTATTTTCTTCGATCATGGTTTTGCTATCGTTTTCTCATCTAACTTTGGCCAAAGAAGGCGATAATGACAAGCCACTCCTCATTTCAGACGACGAGTTTAATGCGATGATTGCAAGGTCACCGACAGCGAACGATTATAACGATAATGTTGGTCGTACatattcaaagaaacaaaaaaaatatcttctaaACTGCAGTAAAAAGATGGACGTCCCAGACAAATGTATAGAAGAAGTGTTGGCTGAAATTATTCAGAACAAAAGTGCTTCAAGGGATTGTTGTTTAGGGATAGTGAAAGCTGGAAAGGAATGTCACATggaatatatgaaattattttttcaaatctatCAACTTAGACGTTTTACTTCTAAAAGGTTTTCCAAAGCTAATGAAATATGGAACAGATGTTTCACTGAAATTGGAGCTGTTTCACCGTATTCTGGTTAA
- a CDS encoding P-loop containing nucleoside triphosphate hydrolases superfamily protein (P-loop containing nucleoside triphosphate hydrolases superfamily protein; FUNCTIONS IN: ATPase activity, ATP binding; INVOLVED IN: biological_process unknown; LOCATED IN: endomembrane system; CONTAINS InterPro DOMAIN/s: ATPase, AAA-type, core (InterPro:IPR003959); BEST Arabidopsis thaliana protein match is: P-loop containing nucleoside triphosphate hydrolases superfamily protein (TAIR:AT5G17740.1); Has 2104 Blast hits to 2091 proteins in 363 species: Archae - 81; Bacteria - 262; Metazoa - 327; Fungi - 463; Plants - 721; Viruses - 5; Other Eukaryotes - 245 (source: NCBI BLink).), protein MMLKLIKSMVQAITRPIQYLIISYLRYLVGPPSLTHHDNQVTVIIEETSENGRINVIHGATQAYLFDKINLDFVEEREFDDIYQGAKLKWRIFVDKNNIGNIPKQCFELRFDEKHRDLVFDSYIPFVESKAKEIKSKKRILEMHTYSHCCDTWETKILDHHSSFETIVMKEDLKRRLIDDIDLFISKEDFYKRVGRHWMRYYLLHGLPGAGKTSLVAAIAKYLNFDVYNITQGVKTDFDTRRLIRRVEDSSILLVEDIDTSLEGSKVALSQLLSSLTWPWSNGKARVVIFTTNNKERFDQTLLCRMEMKIYMGHCCFEDFKTLASNYLGISHDNDAPHRLYPDIKRLIDGQAVTPGQVVEELMKSQDVDVALQSLVRYSSSKENDHIDDDLPQIPEETRKNSNLDSKPRKSQTIIVEALNQVRCNETETGSNIDYSSNEK, encoded by the exons ATGATGCTCAAGTTGATCAAATCAATGGTTCAAGCAATAACTCGTCCGATACAATACTTGATCATCTCTTACCTCCGGTATCTTGTCGGCCCTCCTTCGCTGACTCACCATGATAATCAAGTCACGGTTATCATCGAAGAGACTTCTGAGAACGGAAGGATCAACGTGATCCATGGCGCCACTCAGGCTTATCTTTTCGACAAAATCAACCTTGACTTCGTGGAAGAACGTGAGTTCGATGATATATACCAAGGGGCCAAGCTCAAGTGGAGGATTTTCGtggataaaaataatattggaAACATCCCTAAGCAATGCTTCGAGCTGAGATTTGACGAAAAGCATAGAGATTTGGTCTTCGACTCTTACATACCTTTCGTGGAGAGCAAGGCAAAGGAGATCAAGAGCAAGAAGAGAATCCTCGAGATGCATACATACTCTCACTGCTGTGACACTTGGGAAACCAAGATCCTTGACCACCATTCAAGCTTTGAAACGATTGTTATGAAGGAAGACCTCAAGCGTAGACTCATCGACGATATTGACCTGTTCATCAGCAAGGAAGATTTCTACAAAAGAGTTGGGCGACATTGGATGAGATATTACTTGCTGCATGGTCTACCGGGGGCCGGGAAGACTAGTCTTGTTGCTGCTATTGCTAAATATCTCAACTTCGATGTCTATAACATAACTCAAGGGGTGAAAACTGACTTCGACACTCGGAGACTAATTCGCAGAGTCGAGGATAGCTCGATTCTCCTCGTAGAAGATATCGACACCTCCCTCGAG GGCTCGAAAGTGGCATTATCGCAACTGTTAAGTTCCCTAACTTGGCCTTGGTCGAATGGCAAGGCACGCGTCGTGATATTCACGACAAACAACAAGGAGAGGTTTGACCAAACATTGCTATGTCGTatggaaatgaaaatttaCATGGGACATTGCTGTTTTGAGGATTTCAAAACGTTGGCTTCTAACTACTTGGGCATCTCTCATGACAATGATGCCCCACACCGTCTCTACCCGGACATCAAGCGTTTGATTGATGGACAAGCTGTGACACCAGGTCAAGTCGTGGAGGAGCTAATGAAGAGCCAAGATGTTGATGTGGCCCTCCAAAGCTTG GTAAGATATAGTTCATCGAAGGAGAATGATCACATTGATGATGATCTACCACAAATTccagaagaaacaagaaaaaactcaaatttggATTCAAAACCTAGGAAAAGTCAGACTATTATAGTTGAAGCTCTGAACCAAGTTCGATGCAATGAGACAGAGACCGGAAGTAATATAGATTACTCGAGTAACGAGAAATAA
- the COBL2 gene encoding COBRA-like protein 2 precursor (COBRA-like protein 2 precursor (COBL2); FUNCTIONS IN: molecular_function unknown; INVOLVED IN: biological_process unknown; LOCATED IN: anchored to plasma membrane, anchored to membrane; EXPRESSED IN: 24 plant structures; EXPRESSED DURING: 13 growth stages; CONTAINS InterPro DOMAIN/s: Glycosyl-phosphatidyl inositol-anchored, plant (InterPro:IPR006918), COBRA-like (InterPro:IPR017391); BEST Arabidopsis thaliana protein match is: COBRA-like protein 1 precursor (TAIR:AT3G02210.1); Has 381 Blast hits to 370 proteins in 30 species: Archae - 0; Bacteria - 0; Metazoa - 0; Fungi - 0; Plants - 381; Viruses - 0; Other Eukaryotes - 0 (source: NCBI BLink).): protein MNILFSRFSFLLLFLCSWTSFTFTTTEAYDALDPYGNITIKWDIMSWTGDGYVAVVTIFNFQQYRHIEAPGWQLGWSWMKKEVIWSMVGGQATEQGDCSKFKGNIPHCCKKTPAIVDLLPGTPYNQQISNCCRGGVISAWAQDPATAISSFQISVGQSGTTNTTVRAPRNITLKAPGPGYTCGPAKLVKPSRFISADKRRKTQSLLTWNITCTYSQFLARKTPTCCVSLSAFYNETIVPCPTCSCGCQNSSQAGTCVDPKIASVVPALGKNNLEPLLQCTQHMCPIRVHWHVKTSYKEYWRVKVAITNFNYNMNYSQWNLVVQHPNFDNLTKLFSFNYKPLNPYLNINDTAMLWGIKFYNDFLSQAGPVGNVQSELLFQKNPLEFTFEKGWAFPRRIYFNGDNCVMPPPDSYPWLPNASPNIATSPFVILLITFLSVLILM, encoded by the exons ATGAACATTCTCTTCTCCAGATTCTCCTTTTTGcttctgtttctctgttcttgGACCAGTTTCACTTTCACCACAACAG AAGCTTATGATGCACTTGATCCATATGGAAACATTACTATAAAATGGGATATTATGAGCTGGACTGGTGATGGTTATGTg GCTGTTGTAACAATCTTTAATTTCCAACAATACCGTCACATTGAGGCGCCGGGGTGGCAATTAGGATGGAGTTGGATGAAGAAGGAAGTAATTTGGAGTATGGTTGGTGGTCAAGCAACAGAACAAGGAGATTGTTCTAAGTTTAAGGGTAACATTCCTCATTGCTGCAAGAAAACTCCGGCTATCGTTGATTTGTTACCGGGAACTCCTTATAACCAACAGATATCAAACTGTTGTAGAGGCGGTGTGATTAGCGCGTGGGCGCAAGACCCCGCAACCGCGATTTCTTCGTTTCAGATTAGTGTTGGCCAGTCTGGAACAACTAATACTACGGTTAGAGCACCTAGGAATATAACTTTGAAGGCTCCAGGACCTGGTTACACTTGCGGGCCTGCAAAACTCGTTAAGCCGAGTAGATTCATTTCCGCGGATAAACGAAGAAAGACTCAGTCTTTGC TTACATGGAACATTACTTGCACATATTCGCAGTTTCTAGCACGGAAAACTCCGACTTGTTGTGTCTCACTCTCAGCCTTCTACAATGAAACTATAGTACCATGTCCAACTTGTTCTTGTGGATGTCAAAATAGTTCTCAAGCTGGTACATGTGTTGA CCCTAAAATAGCTTCAGTAGTACCAGCCTTAGGGAAGAACAACCTCGAACCTCTCTTGCAATGTACGCAACATATGTGTCCCATTCGAGTTCATTGGCATGTAAAAACTAGCTACAAAGAGTACTGGAGAGTGAAGGTTGCCATCACAAACTTTAACTACAATATGAACTACTCTCAGTGGAACTTAGTCGTTCAGCATCCCAACTTCGACAATCTCACTAAGCTTTTCAGTTTCAACTACAAACCGCTTAATCCTTACTTGAACATAA ATGACACGGCCATGCTATGGGGAATCAAGTTCTACAATGATTTTTTAAGCCAAGCTGGTCCAGTAGGCAATGTACAGTCAGAGCTTCTCTTCCAAAAGAACCCATTGGAGTTCACATTCGAGAAAGGATGGGCGTTTCCGAGGCGCATATACTTCAACGGTGATAACTGCGTTATGCCACCTCCAGACTCTTATCCATGGCTTCCAAACGCTAGTCCAAACATTGCAACCTCGCCATTTGTCATACTTCTCATCACTTTCTTatctgttttgattcttatGTAA
- a CDS encoding F-box/RNI-like superfamily protein (F-box/RNI-like superfamily protein; CONTAINS InterPro DOMAIN/s: F-box domain, cyclin-like (InterPro:IPR001810), F-box domain, Skp2-like (InterPro:IPR022364); BEST Arabidopsis thaliana protein match is: F-box family protein (TAIR:AT1G56400.1); Has 1233 Blast hits to 1211 proteins in 20 species: Archae - 0; Bacteria - 0; Metazoa - 0; Fungi - 0; Plants - 1232; Viruses - 0; Other Eukaryotes - 1 (source: NCBI BLink).) produces MDSVNQRDRISSLPDVVLVMILSFLSFKDNVKTSILSKRWRNICYEAKNISFKESEYVDISVFDYVSKRVSFVRYMLNWVSRVPIKVIESFEICLGFPVGFEVEIKSLIEFSISRQVKKLVLDFSSPFWDNTWDGLRNDDFVIELPALIYGLQTLESLTIYACMFDPSRFTNVGLRTLSIGWFRLEKIESLLSKFPLLESLSIISCYLDEVKLAGQIRVRELIIDNCIIPTMYCLLNLPNIEIFKYSGNVIVFDFQKVNMILLKEVYLDFFIEHENDEPTYSPKEAGDILSHLLNDLRSSRTLTVCSYLLEVISECNDPVDMLRDVQAQHLVLETLMHPNEFTGMRLLLDHCPNLETLTFQLLCLKPFPMASHGGSSSHTLWLENISSRCLRRTLKILVVRGFCNSWNEFYLLNYLVLPEHGFALERVELYLPPLQEMPRQWAYHGAAMLQKTSNRVQVILHSA; encoded by the exons ATGGATTCAGTCAACCAACGAGACAGAATATCAAGTCTACCAGATGTAGTTCTAGTTATGATCCTCTCTTTCTTGTCCTTCAAGGATAATGTAAAGACGAGCATTCTCTCAAAGCGTTGGAGGAATATTTGCTATGAAGCAAAGAACATTTCCTTTAAGGAATCAGAGTATGTGGACATCTCTGTGTTTGACTATGTCTCCAAACGGGTATCATTTGTTCGGTATATGCTCAACTGGGTCTCTAGAGTTCCCATTAAGGTTATcgaaagttttgaaatttgtctCGGTTTTCCGGTGGGCTTCGAGGTAGAGATCAAGTCATTGATTGAGTTTTCCATCTCTAGACAAGTAAAGAAGTTAGTTCTTGATTTCTCAAGCCCTTTTTGGGATAACACATGGGATGGGTTGAGAAATGATGACTTTGTTATTGAATTGCCCGCACTCATTTACGGTCTACAAACCCTCGAATCATTGACGATTTACGCATGCATGTTTGACCCTTCGAGATTCACAAACGTAGGACTAAGAACGCTCTCTATTGGTTGGTTTAGACTTGAAAAGATCGAATCTTTGTTATCAAAGTTTCCTTTGCTTGAGAGTCTGAGTATTATCTCTTGTTACCTTGATGAGGTTAAGTTAGCTGGGCAAATTAGAGTCAGAGAACTGATCATCGATAACTGCATTATCCCTACCATGTATTGTTTGTTAAACCTACCTAACATAGAAATCTTCAAGTACTCCGGAAATGTCATCGTCTTCGATTTTCAGAAAGTGAATATGATATTGTTGAAAGAGGTTtacttagatttttttatagagCATGAAAATGACGAACCAACCTATTCACCTAAAGAAGCTGGAGATATTCTTTCCCATCTTCTTAATGATCTTCGATCTTCTAGGACTTTGACCGTCTGCTCTTATCTCCTTGAG GTGATTTCAGAATGTAACGATCCGGTTGATATGCTTCGTGATGTCCAAGCACAACATTTGGTGCTAGAAACCCTCATGCATCCGAACGAGTTTACGGGTATGAGGCTCCTTCTTGATCATTGCCCGAACTTAGAGACCCTCACGTTCCAGCTTCTTTGTCTAAAACCTTTCCCT ATGGCTTCACATGGTGGCTCCAGTTCACATACATTATGGCTGGAAAACATCTCATCAAGGTGTTTGAGAAGGACTCTCAAGATCCTTGTGGTTAGGGGTTTTTGTAATAGCTGGAACGAGTTCTATTTATTGAACTATTTGGTTCTGCCGGAGCATGGGTTTGCATTGGAAAGAGTTGAACTTTACTTGCCTCCGTTGCAAGAAATGCCAAGGCAGTGGGCCTATCATGGAGCCGCGATGTTacaaaaaacttcaaatcGAGTACAAGTTATTTTGCACAGCGCTTGA
- a CDS encoding F-box/RNI-like superfamily protein, producing MDSVNQRDRISSLPDVVLVMILSFLSFKDNVKTSILSKRWRNICYEAKNISFKESEYVDISVFDYVSKRVSFVRYMLNWVSRVPIKVIESFEICLGFPVGFEVEIKSLIEFSISRQVKKLVLDFSSPFWDNTWDGLRNDDFVIELPALIYGLQTLESLTIYACMFDPSRFTNVGLRTLSIGWFRLEKIESLLSKFPLLESLSIISCYLDEVKLAGQIRVRELIIDNCIIPTMYCLLNLPNIEIFKYSGNVIVFDFQKVNMILLKEVYLDFFIEHENDEPTYSPKEAGDILSHLLNDLRSSRTLTVCSYLLEVISECNDPVDMLRDVQAQHLVLETLMHPNEFTGMRLLLDHCPNLETLTFQLLCLKPFPVRLQYIDSHTLWLENISSRCLRRTLKILVVRGFCNSWNEFYLLNYLVLPEHGFALERVELYLPPLQEMPRQWAYHGAAMLQKTSNRVQVILHSA from the exons ATGGATTCAGTCAACCAACGAGACAGAATATCAAGTCTACCAGATGTAGTTCTAGTTATGATCCTCTCTTTCTTGTCCTTCAAGGATAATGTAAAGACGAGCATTCTCTCAAAGCGTTGGAGGAATATTTGCTATGAAGCAAAGAACATTTCCTTTAAGGAATCAGAGTATGTGGACATCTCTGTGTTTGACTATGTCTCCAAACGGGTATCATTTGTTCGGTATATGCTCAACTGGGTCTCTAGAGTTCCCATTAAGGTTATcgaaagttttgaaatttgtctCGGTTTTCCGGTGGGCTTCGAGGTAGAGATCAAGTCATTGATTGAGTTTTCCATCTCTAGACAAGTAAAGAAGTTAGTTCTTGATTTCTCAAGCCCTTTTTGGGATAACACATGGGATGGGTTGAGAAATGATGACTTTGTTATTGAATTGCCCGCACTCATTTACGGTCTACAAACCCTCGAATCATTGACGATTTACGCATGCATGTTTGACCCTTCGAGATTCACAAACGTAGGACTAAGAACGCTCTCTATTGGTTGGTTTAGACTTGAAAAGATCGAATCTTTGTTATCAAAGTTTCCTTTGCTTGAGAGTCTGAGTATTATCTCTTGTTACCTTGATGAGGTTAAGTTAGCTGGGCAAATTAGAGTCAGAGAACTGATCATCGATAACTGCATTATCCCTACCATGTATTGTTTGTTAAACCTACCTAACATAGAAATCTTCAAGTACTCCGGAAATGTCATCGTCTTCGATTTTCAGAAAGTGAATATGATATTGTTGAAAGAGGTTtacttagatttttttatagagCATGAAAATGACGAACCAACCTATTCACCTAAAGAAGCTGGAGATATTCTTTCCCATCTTCTTAATGATCTTCGATCTTCTAGGACTTTGACCGTCTGCTCTTATCTCCTTGAG GTGATTTCAGAATGTAACGATCCGGTTGATATGCTTCGTGATGTCCAAGCACAACATTTGGTGCTAGAAACCCTCATGCATCCGAACGAGTTTACGGGTATGAGGCTCCTTCTTGATCATTGCCCGAACTTAGAGACCCTCACGTTCCAGCTTCTTTGTCTAAAACCTTTCCCTGTAAGATTACAATATATTGA TTCACATACATTATGGCTGGAAAACATCTCATCAAGGTGTTTGAGAAGGACTCTCAAGATCCTTGTGGTTAGGGGTTTTTGTAATAGCTGGAACGAGTTCTATTTATTGAACTATTTGGTTCTGCCGGAGCATGGGTTTGCATTGGAAAGAGTTGAACTTTACTTGCCTCCGTTGCAAGAAATGCCAAGGCAGTGGGCCTATCATGGAGCCGCGATGTTacaaaaaacttcaaatcGAGTACAAGTTATTTTGCACAGCGCTTGA
- a CDS encoding B12D protein (B12D protein; FUNCTIONS IN: molecular_function unknown; INVOLVED IN: biological_process unknown; LOCATED IN: endomembrane system; EXPRESSED IN: 8 plant structures; EXPRESSED DURING: F mature embryo stage, 4 leaf senescence stage, petal differentiation and expansion stage, E expanded cotyledon stage, D bilateral stage; CONTAINS InterPro DOMAIN/s: B12D (InterPro:IPR010530); BEST Arabidopsis thaliana protein match is: B12D protein (TAIR:AT3G48140.1); Has 139 Blast hits to 139 proteins in 24 species: Archae - 0; Bacteria - 0; Metazoa - 0; Fungi - 0; Plants - 139; Viruses - 0; Other Eukaryotes - 0 (source: NCBI BLink).), which produces MGRWVRPEVYPLLGAMGFVTSMVVFQLTRNAFLNPDCRINKEHRKMGILENKDEGEKYAQHNFRKYLRTRQPQVMPSLNRFFSQEDN; this is translated from the exons ATGGGGCGTTGGGTGAGACCTGAG GTGTACCCTCTTCTTGGAGCAATGGGATTTGTGACATCTATGGTTGTGTTTCAACTCACAAGAAATGCATTCTTAAACCCTGACTGCAG AATAAATAAAGAGCATAGAAAAATGGGAATTCTAGAAAATAAAGACGAAGGAGAAAAATATGCACAACACAATTTTCGCAAGTATCTAAGGACCCGTCAACCTCAAGTTATGCCTTCACTCAACCGTTTCTTCTCTCAAGAGGACaactaa
- a CDS encoding B12D protein encodes MGFVTSMVVFQLTRNAFLNPDCRINKEHRKMGILENKDEGEKYAQHNFRKYLRTRQPQVMPSLNRFFSQEDN; translated from the exons ATGGGATTTGTGACATCTATGGTTGTGTTTCAACTCACAAGAAATGCATTCTTAAACCCTGACTGCAG AATAAATAAAGAGCATAGAAAAATGGGAATTCTAGAAAATAAAGACGAAGGAGAAAAATATGCACAACACAATTTTCGCAAGTATCTAAGGACCCGTCAACCTCAAGTTATGCCTTCACTCAACCGTTTCTTCTCTCAAGAGGACaactaa